Within the Effusibacillus lacus genome, the region AACGGTGGTCGTTATTGATGAAGTTGACACGGACAATTGGGGGATAGGCGGCGAAACTGTGACCGTCCGCCGCAAGCGCGGGCAATAATGACAATTTTGCTGATTTGGCAAAAGAAATCAAGGCATACCCGACAGTGAGAAGGCGACTATAAGGTTGCCTTCTTTTTTGCAGGAGAGTGATGGATGGCTCAAGCAGGGGGAATTCCGTTATAATAAAACGATGCATTACAAGAGTCGAACGAGGTGAAGATGGTGAGTGGGATCGTTGGGTTTTTGGGGAAACGGGACGCGCTGCCCATTCTTCTGGACTGTTTGGATAGGCTTGAATATCGCGGCTATGATTCGGCGGGTGTGGCCGTTTCGAACCGCCGCCAAATCCAGATTAAGAAAACGCCGGGACGGGTCAGGGACTTACGCTTCTTTCTGGAACATGAACCGATTCTCCAAGGTATCCTTGGAATTGGTCATACCCGTTGGGCGACCCATGGAGTTCCCTCTGTGGTAAACTCCCATCCGTTGTCCGGATGTGACGGCAGGTTTATCGTAGTTCATAACGGAATTATTGAAAACTACCCGCAATTGCGGAAAAGTTTAATTCAGAAGGGGCATTCCTTTATTACGGATACGGACACGGAAGTCATTCCCCACTTATTGGAGGAATACGATACCGGTAATTTTGAAAACACAGTCCAAACCATCCTTCCTATGCTGAAGGGATCCTTTGCATTGGCCATTTTGTGCCGCGCAGAGCCTGACAAGATCATTGCCATTTCGCAAGATAACCCCCTTGTACTGGGGGTTGGGAAAGAAGAGGCATTTCTTGCTTCCGACATTCCAGCCCTTCTGCCGTACACCCGGGAGATTCATCCGATCAAAAACGGGGAGATGGCCATTCTTTCACCGGAAAGAGTTATGGTTAAACATATAGACGGCACAATCTTGGAACCCAAAAGGACTTTTGTGGAATGGAACGTTCAGGATGTGTTGCTGCAAGATTACAAGCATTACATGTTAAAGGAAATTTTTGAACAGCCTAAAGCGATCGAAGAGACACTGCTGGGACGATTGTCTCCCAATGAAGTGAACCTTCCGGAACTGGAACCGGTTTTGAACGAACTGCCCGTTAAAAGGCTGAGAAAAATCGATATCGTGGCCAGCGGGACATCCTATCATGCAGGGATCATAGGCAAAAAGGTCATCGAACAATTGCTGGGAATTCCGGTGGAAGTCGCTTTTTCCTCGGAGTTCATCTATAACCATCCGCCTCTCGATGAACACAATCTGGTGATCGTCTTGAGCCAATCCGGAGAAACAGCAGACACTCTGTCCGCTCTCAGAGAAGCCAAACAATGCGGCTGCCCGGTTATCGCCATTACGAATACGGTGGGAAGCACCATCTCACGCAAAGCGGACAGTACGATTTACACCAAGGCAGGTCCTGAACTGGCGGTGGCCTCGACCAAAGCTTATACATCGCAGATTGTCGCCATGATTCTGCTGTCGATCCGGCTGGCAAGACTGGTACCCGACAGTCCGGGAACCGATCACATCCCCTCCCTATTGGAAGCATTGGAGCGCCTGCCGGAGGATGTGGAATCCACGTTGATCATGACACAAGATGCCATCGACCAGTTTGCGCAGGTCACTTATGATCAGGACCATCTTTTTCTGATCGGGCGGGGACTCGACTATGTTTTGGCCCTGGAAGGCGCTTTGAAGCTGCAGGAAGTCGCCTATATTCATGCCGATGCTTACGCGGCAGGAGAAATGAAACATGGCACCATGGCTTTAATTACCCCGGGGATACCCGTAATCGCATTGGCCACCCAGCAACAAGTGTTGAATAAAGTCATCAGCAATATTAAAGAAATCAAGGCAAGGGGGGCCTTTGTCGTGGGAGTTACTACGATTGGCGACGAACTGGTGGGAGAAGTCGTGGACGAAGTTCTTTATGTCCCTGAAACCCACCCGTTGCTAATGCCGGTCTTGGCTGCCATTCCCCTGCAACTGCTGGCTTATTATTCCGGTACAGTTCGCGGCCACGACGTAGACCGTCCCCGCAATCTCGCCAAAAGTTTGACGGTAGAGTAAACGAACCGCCGAATCGTTCGACAGCATCGGGGCCGCGCTTGTCATCTGCGGCGTCTATTTAACGTCGCAGGTGAAGAGACCGGTTTAGATGAACTCCCGATATGCTATAATCTGGGTAGGAACTGAAAGTGAAGTGAGAAAAGATGGACAAGGAGCTTATAATAAAAAAATTGCAGACGTATTTCAACAGTAAGGAATTTGTTACGGCTGCCTATTTATTCGGTTCTGTCGCGAAAAACAAACATCGGTCGCAAAGCGATGTCGATATTGCCGTGTTGTTTCAAGACAGCCTGGACCTGCTTCAACGTTTCGACCTAAAACTAACCATTGCCGCGGATCTCGAGGAGATATTGGGTACCAAGACCGACATCGTTGACCTCGCGGAGGTTGATCCATACTTTTTTCATCAAATCATGCTTTCGAAACAACTTCTCATTGATAAGAACACGCGCCAAAGAGTCGAATTTGAAGTTCGTCTGCGCAGGGAATATTTAGATCGAATCCCTTTTTACCAATTGTATCACCGTGAAGCACTGAAGCGGCTGGAGGAACGGTAAATGGTCGAAAAAGAGGTCATCGCCAGAAGGCTCGTCCTGCTTGAAGAGTATTTGAGCGATCTGGACGAAATACGTGAAAAAACGAACTGGGATCATTTCTCGCAAGACAAACTTACCCGTAGATTCGTGGAGAGAACACTCCATATTGCTATCGAAGCTTGTTTAGACATCGCCAATCATATCATCTCTTACGAGGGTTATAGGGAACCAAAATCAAATAAAGACACTTTTGAGATTCTTGAAGAACAACATATTATTGATAAAAACCTTGCCGAGAAGTTAAAAAAGATGGCTCAATTCCGTAACGTAATCGTACACGATTATGTGACGATCCAGGAGCAGATCGTATATGCCGTCCTGGTCAATCACGTGCAGGACATTGCGGATTTCGGGAAAATCGTTACACGAAAATATTTATAACCCGCTGTCAAAAAAGAATCCATTCTATATGGATCTCTTTTCCAAGTTGCAGCACCACGGATCAATCTATTAAACTTATTACTTCCTAAATCGAAAAACTTGATAATATGAAACACTCTGTTTTTTCTAAATTAACATTTTACCTTTTAACCCCTATATTAATAGATAGGAAGCACAGATGTCCCATTTTCATTGCTTTTTTAATCAGCAGTTATAATGACCCCTTTTTGCGGTGGTAATAGTCGTATGTTTATCCGTCCGATCTTGGTAATGTAACACCAAATTTAACACCTTATTGGTGAAATGGAACCCCTGCTGAAAGAATTCGACAACGAGCATACCGTCTTTCGAAAGTGAACTGGCTACTGTTAATGCGGTATTTTCTTGCACAGTACACGACACTTCACCTACTCCGGGGTGCATTTTCATTTCGATAGATCAAGATAAGGCGTATCCCCGGAATATTTTTGCTCTTGGACTGTTCAACAAGACATACCCAGTTATCATTTTGACCTTTCCAGACCAACTGAATCCCTCCAAAACCTGGTGAATGTCCTACTTAGTAAAAATTTATAAATTTGAATCCTCTCCTTTTTTAGGAAAGTTTGCGTATCGGAGAACCTTTCAGGAATGTCACAATATCTTCCACAGCTTCCCGATAATAAGTTTGATAGTTTCTTAGCGTTACATATCCCAAATGCGGTGTAGCAAGAACATTAGGTAACTTCCGCAGTATATCATTTTCCGGCAATGGCTCCGTCTCAAATACGTCGATACCGGCTCCCGCAATTTTACCCTTTTGAAGTGCTTCGACCAGAGCCGCCTGATCCACAATTTGTGCGCGAGACGTATT harbors:
- the glmS gene encoding glutamine--fructose-6-phosphate transaminase (isomerizing), which gives rise to MSGIVGFLGKRDALPILLDCLDRLEYRGYDSAGVAVSNRRQIQIKKTPGRVRDLRFFLEHEPILQGILGIGHTRWATHGVPSVVNSHPLSGCDGRFIVVHNGIIENYPQLRKSLIQKGHSFITDTDTEVIPHLLEEYDTGNFENTVQTILPMLKGSFALAILCRAEPDKIIAISQDNPLVLGVGKEEAFLASDIPALLPYTREIHPIKNGEMAILSPERVMVKHIDGTILEPKRTFVEWNVQDVLLQDYKHYMLKEIFEQPKAIEETLLGRLSPNEVNLPELEPVLNELPVKRLRKIDIVASGTSYHAGIIGKKVIEQLLGIPVEVAFSSEFIYNHPPLDEHNLVIVLSQSGETADTLSALREAKQCGCPVIAITNTVGSTISRKADSTIYTKAGPELAVASTKAYTSQIVAMILLSIRLARLVPDSPGTDHIPSLLEALERLPEDVESTLIMTQDAIDQFAQVTYDQDHLFLIGRGLDYVLALEGALKLQEVAYIHADAYAAGEMKHGTMALITPGIPVIALATQQQVLNKVISNIKEIKARGAFVVGVTTIGDELVGEVVDEVLYVPETHPLLMPVLAAIPLQLLAYYSGTVRGHDVDRPRNLAKSLTVE
- the mntA gene encoding type VII toxin-antitoxin system MntA family adenylyltransferase antitoxin — protein: MDKELIIKKLQTYFNSKEFVTAAYLFGSVAKNKHRSQSDVDIAVLFQDSLDLLQRFDLKLTIAADLEEILGTKTDIVDLAEVDPYFFHQIMLSKQLLIDKNTRQRVEFEVRLRREYLDRIPFYQLYHREALKRLEER
- the hepT gene encoding type VII toxin-antitoxin system HepT family RNase toxin; this encodes MVEKEVIARRLVLLEEYLSDLDEIREKTNWDHFSQDKLTRRFVERTLHIAIEACLDIANHIISYEGYREPKSNKDTFEILEEQHIIDKNLAEKLKKMAQFRNVIVHDYVTIQEQIVYAVLVNHVQDIADFGKIVTRKYL